A window of the Nitrospinota bacterium genome harbors these coding sequences:
- the rpsK gene encoding 30S ribosomal protein S11, producing the protein MAEPKKKSTSKRKKKEKKSIGNGIAYIQATFNNTIITITDTLGNVIAWSSAGNQGFKGSRKSTPFAAQVAAEGAAKKAMDQGVKRIEVYIKGPGAGREAAIRSLQAVGLEIDLIKDVTPIPHNGCRPPKRRRV; encoded by the coding sequence ATGGCGGAACCAAAAAAGAAGTCAACTTCTAAGAGAAAGAAAAAGGAAAAGAAATCTATAGGAAATGGAATAGCTTACATTCAAGCAACCTTTAATAATACGATTATAACGATTACCGATACATTAGGGAATGTTATTGCCTGGTCAAGTGCAGGGAATCAAGGTTTTAAAGGATCGAGAAAAAGCACCCCTTTTGCTGCTCAAGTAGCTGCTGAAGGAGCTGCAAAAAAGGCTATGGATCAAGGAGTTAAGAGAATAGAGGTTTATATAAAAGGACCAGGAGCTGGCAGAGAAGCCGCTATCCGTTCCTTGCAAGCAGTTGGTTTAGAGATAGATTTGATTAAAGATGTTACGCCTATTCCTCATAATGGCTGCAGACCGCCGAAAAGGAGAAGGGTATAA
- the rpsM gene encoding 30S ribosomal protein S13, producing the protein MPRIAGVDIPKDKRIEIALTYIYGIGRTSSNKILKEANINPDTKAKDLADADVSKLRDIIQMKYKFEGDLRKDISMDIKRLMDIGSYRGLRHRRGLPVRGQRTKTNSRTRKGPRRTVGSKRKS; encoded by the coding sequence TTGCCAAGGATTGCAGGAGTAGATATACCAAAAGATAAAAGAATTGAAATAGCCTTAACCTATATATATGGAATAGGAAGAACTTCTTCAAATAAGATACTAAAAGAGGCAAATATTAATCCTGATACCAAAGCAAAAGATTTAGCTGATGCCGATGTGAGCAAGTTAAGAGACATAATTCAGATGAAATATAAGTTTGAGGGGGATCTGAGAAAAGATATCTCTATGGATATTAAGAGATTAATGGATATTGGATCATATCGAGGCTTAAGGCACAGAAGGGGATTGCCAGTGAGAGGGCAGAGAACTAAAACGAATTCGAGAACCAGGAAGGGTCCTAGAAGAACTGTAGGTTCAAAAAGAAAGTCTTAA
- the rpmJ gene encoding 50S ribosomal protein L36 gives MKVRSSVKAICKQCKIVRRKGVVRVICSNPKHKQRQG, from the coding sequence ATGAAGGTAAGGTCTTCAGTAAAAGCCATTTGCAAACAGTGTAAAATAGTCCGGAGAAAGGGAGTCGTGAGGGTTATCTGTAGTAATCCTAAGCACAAGCAAAGACAGGGATAA
- the infA gene encoding translation initiation factor IF-1, which produces MVKEEAIEVEGTVTEPLPNAMFRVELENGHKVLAHISGKMRMHYIKILAGDRVKVELSPYDLSRGRIIYRYK; this is translated from the coding sequence ATGGTTAAAGAAGAGGCTATAGAGGTTGAAGGAACTGTCACAGAACCTCTTCCAAATGCTATGTTTAGAGTTGAGTTAGAAAATGGTCATAAGGTGTTAGCCCATATTTCTGGAAAAATGAGAATGCATTATATCAAGATATTAGCTGGTGATAGAGTAAAGGTAGAGTTATCCCCTTATGATTTGAGTCGAGGGAGAATCATATATAGATATAAATAA
- the map gene encoding type I methionyl aminopeptidase — MIIYKSSGEIEKMRRSSKIVAETLQYLIREIKAGVKTIELDKMAEDYVQGKGAEPAFKGYRGFPNTICTSINEEVVHGIPSKRELKEGDIISIDLGVFYDGYYGDAAVTIGVEKISQQAKKLLEITEKALYLGIEKAKEGNYLSDISHTIQTVAENNSFSVVKAFVGHGIGAKLHEAPQIPNFGPPGHGPKLKEGMVLAIEPMVNMGGSSVDVLEDNWTVVTSDRKLSAHFEHTIAITKNGSEILTRV; from the coding sequence ATGATTATCTATAAGTCGTCTGGGGAGATAGAAAAGATGAGGCGAAGCAGTAAGATAGTTGCTGAAACTCTCCAGTATCTTATAAGAGAAATTAAAGCAGGGGTAAAAACCATAGAACTTGACAAAATGGCAGAAGATTATGTTCAGGGAAAAGGAGCAGAGCCTGCTTTTAAAGGTTACAGAGGATTTCCTAACACAATTTGTACCTCAATTAATGAAGAGGTTGTCCATGGAATTCCTTCAAAGAGAGAGCTTAAAGAAGGAGATATCATCAGTATAGATTTGGGTGTTTTTTATGACGGATATTATGGTGACGCAGCTGTAACAATAGGAGTTGAAAAGATATCTCAACAAGCAAAAAAGCTCCTCGAAATAACTGAGAAGGCGCTATATCTTGGAATTGAAAAGGCAAAAGAGGGAAATTATCTATCAGATATTTCCCATACAATCCAGACAGTTGCTGAGAATAACTCTTTTTCAGTAGTAAAAGCGTTTGTTGGTCATGGTATTGGAGCCAAATTACACGAGGCACCACAGATTCCTAATTTTGGTCCTCCAGGTCATGGCCCTAAATTAAAAGAAGGAATGGTTTTGGCTATAGAACCAATGGTTAATATGGGTGGGAGTTCTGTAGATGTATTAGAGGACAATTGGACAGTTGTTACATCCGATAGAAAACTATCTGCACATTTTGAGCATACAATAGCAATAACGAAGAATGGCTCTGAGATTTTAACTCGGGTTTAA